Genomic segment of Anaerobacillus alkaliphilus:
AAGGTTTAAGCCAAATGAAGCATCTTCAGTAGCCAGTGCAATGCTAAATCTCTCGCTAAAAAACGAAGAAGGAACTCACGTAATAGAGTCAAAAATGATAGAACAATACAAATGAGGAAATAGCTGCGTGCTGTTTCTTTTTTTTAGGCTCTTTTCGTAAACATTGCTCCTGCGGTTACTCGTCGCACAAAAAAACTGTGGCTTTTTTATCCTAAAATAAACGGAAAAATACCCTAGATGAAGATATCAGCCAATAAATTATGTAAGAAAAGAGCATTACTTACTAAATTAGTAGTAAATTCTTAGTAATTTGTGTAAAAATCCGGCTTTTGGGATTTTTACGAAAGCAACAAACTTTGCGAAAACAGCCTTTTTTTATTGACATTATTTTGAAAACCAGTTATGATAACTGTGTATTAAGTGTACTATCTTAAATAGTACAGATGTTACACAGTGAATGGAGGAGAAGTAAAAATGTTAACAATAAAAAATCTAAGCCACTCTTTTTTTATTGGGAAGAAACATGAAGAAAAAGAAATGGCTGTATTAAAAAACGTTTCATTCAACATAAAAAAAGGGGAAATTGCGACAATCGTTGGGCGAAGTGGCTCTGGGAAATCAACTTTACTAAATATACTCTCAGGTTATTTAGGTGCTTCGTCTGGGCAAATCATGATAAATGGTACGGATGTGACAAGCTTTAATGAAACCGAGTGGGCGAAGTTTCGCTTAGAAAATTTGGGATTTATTTTTCAGAGTTTTCAGTTGATCCCTAGTCTAACAACCTTTGAAAATGTAGAACTACCATTAACGTTAAAAGGGATTGCCCCTAAAAAACGCAGCGATTTAGTAAATCAAATGTTAAAAGAGGTAGGATTAGAAGACCATGGAAGTCATTTTCCAAATGAATTGTCAGGTGGGCAACAGCAACGAGTAAGTATAGCAAGAGCATTAATAACCAACCCATCCATAATATTAGCTGATGAACCTACAGGAAGCTTGGACTCTGAAACAGAAAGGGATATATTAAAACTTATTAAAAAGTTAAACAAAGAGAAAGGCATAACCTTTTTTATTATTACTCACGACGAAAACGTTGCTGAAATCTCTAAGCGGAGTTTTCAATTGCATGATGGGGTTTTACATATGAACGGAGGTGTTTTCGTTGAGGCTCAGTGACCAACTTCATTATATTCGTAGAAACATGAAGAAAAATAAAGTACGAGTGTTTATGACGATTTTGGCTACAACGATGGGTTGTGCATTCTTAATTGTGTTGGCTTCAGTGGGATTCGGAGTTCACAAGAGTACGACTGAAGAAATGACCAAATATCAATTGCTCACAGAAATTCAGGTTAATGGGAGGGAAGTTAATGGTCATTATGAACCTATGAAAGAAGAAGATATCCATAAATTAAGGGAAGAAGATAACGTCAATGCTGTTGTCGGCAGGGTTCGTTTGTATTCAGGACTAGATATAACCTTAGACGGAAGATCAGCAAATGTAGAAGCATTGTTAACAGACATGGTAGAAGAGGAACGGGCAAATTTAGAATTAGAAGCAGGGAAAATTCCTACGGATAAAAACGAGGTGATTGTTGGTTACCATTTTGCAAAAGGATTATTAACGGAAGCGGAACGAGCACAACAGCAATTATTCTATGAAAAGGGGGAAGGAGAACTTCCAACTGGATTTGATGGAGAACTTATCGGAAAAACATTAACAGTATTAATTAACAATGAAGAAGGAGTTTTCCAAGAACAAGTACAGTTTGTTATCTCTGGGATTAGCAAAGCACCAACAAGAGACTGGGTGGAAGATCGAGTTGTTTATATAAGCAATGAATTTAGAGACCAATTGTTTACGGCAATCCTCACAGAAGAAGAACTAGAAATGAGAAAGCATAATCCATTTGATCAAGTACGAGTGTTTGCTTCGAGTATTAATCATGTCGAGGACATAAGCAAGTCATTAAAAGAGCAAGGATATTATGTGTACTCAATATCAGACGAGTTAAAGGGAATGAACTTATTTTTTTCTGTCTTAAAAGCAGGACTAATCTTTGTCGGGACGATAACCGTACTTATTGCCTCTATTGGTATATTTAATACAATGACGATGGCAGTGACAGAACGGACACAGGATATTGGAATTATGAAGGCCATTGGCGGTAGCCCGTCGTTTATTCGAAAGATGTTTTTAATGGAATGTGCAATTATTGGGGTACTGGGTTCTATGATTGGTGTGGTCATTTCCTATGGAATTAGTTGGGCAGCTAATGTCATTATTCCTTTAATTTTAGAGGCTGTGGTAGATACAAGAGGACCAGTAGAGTTTACATTTTCTCATATTCCACTATCATTAGTAATTATTGCTGCATCAATTAGTATCGGCGTAGCAATTCTATCTGGCTTACGACCAGCAATTAAAGCCACAAATATTAACGTTTTATCGGCATTAAGAAGAGAAATGTAGTTTGTTGTGCTCTCTACTAACGTTTATAAGTAGAGAGCACAAGTTGATTTTATCACTAATTCCTGATAACCACTTTTCAATGAGTCACCAATCGCTAAGTAATTCATTGTTTAAATTCCTTTCAATATTTGACTATCGTATGTAGCAAGAAAAAAATCGTTTATCTATCTAGGAGTTCGA
This window contains:
- a CDS encoding ABC transporter ATP-binding protein, which codes for MLTIKNLSHSFFIGKKHEEKEMAVLKNVSFNIKKGEIATIVGRSGSGKSTLLNILSGYLGASSGQIMINGTDVTSFNETEWAKFRLENLGFIFQSFQLIPSLTTFENVELPLTLKGIAPKKRSDLVNQMLKEVGLEDHGSHFPNELSGGQQQRVSIARALITNPSIILADEPTGSLDSETERDILKLIKKLNKEKGITFFIITHDENVAEISKRSFQLHDGVLHMNGGVFVEAQ
- a CDS encoding ABC transporter permease, which codes for MFSLRLSDQLHYIRRNMKKNKVRVFMTILATTMGCAFLIVLASVGFGVHKSTTEEMTKYQLLTEIQVNGREVNGHYEPMKEEDIHKLREEDNVNAVVGRVRLYSGLDITLDGRSANVEALLTDMVEEERANLELEAGKIPTDKNEVIVGYHFAKGLLTEAERAQQQLFYEKGEGELPTGFDGELIGKTLTVLINNEEGVFQEQVQFVISGISKAPTRDWVEDRVVYISNEFRDQLFTAILTEEELEMRKHNPFDQVRVFASSINHVEDISKSLKEQGYYVYSISDELKGMNLFFSVLKAGLIFVGTITVLIASIGIFNTMTMAVTERTQDIGIMKAIGGSPSFIRKMFLMECAIIGVLGSMIGVVISYGISWAANVIIPLILEAVVDTRGPVEFTFSHIPLSLVIIAASISIGVAILSGLRPAIKATNINVLSALRREM